The Selenomonas sp. AB3002 genome contains a region encoding:
- a CDS encoding aminopeptidase, which yields MAEDKAKDSIWSQYTDSDREVLEKLSAGYIDFLSRCKTERESAAEAVTLAEKAGYRDLYAMLEAGEQVRPGDKVYAVNMKKSVVLFNIGEEPLEKGMNILGAHIDTCRLDVKQNPFYEEGGLAYLDTHYYGGIKKYQWVALPLALHGVVVKPSGEVVEICIGEDEKDPVFCVTDLLVHLSQEQLKKAGAKVVEGESLDILVGNYPLKEGEKESVKAGVLKLIKDKYGIEEEDFQSAELALVPAGKARELGFDRSMVLAYGQDDRVCSYTSLMAMLETGRMRRTACCLLVDKEEIGSVGATGMQSRFFENVVAELLNAMGQGSDLSVRRTLANSKMLSSDVSSAYDALYASSFDKKNVAYLGKGMVFNKFTGARGKSGSNDANAEYLGEIRGIMKKHNVHFQLAELGKVDLGGGGTIAYIMSLYGMQVIDSGVGVLSMHAPWEATSKVDIYEVWKGYQAFLVEA from the coding sequence ATGGCTGAAGATAAAGCAAAAGACTCCATCTGGAGCCAGTATACGGACAGCGACAGGGAAGTTCTGGAGAAGCTCTCTGCAGGCTACATAGATTTCCTTTCCCGCTGCAAGACTGAGCGGGAGAGCGCCGCTGAGGCGGTCACACTTGCGGAGAAGGCCGGTTACCGCGACCTCTATGCCATGCTGGAGGCAGGGGAGCAGGTGCGCCCCGGTGACAAGGTCTACGCGGTGAACATGAAGAAGTCCGTGGTGCTCTTCAATATCGGCGAGGAGCCGCTGGAGAAGGGCATGAACATTCTGGGGGCACATATCGACACCTGCCGCCTGGATGTGAAACAGAACCCCTTTTATGAGGAGGGGGGACTTGCTTACCTTGATACACATTACTACGGCGGCATCAAGAAGTATCAGTGGGTGGCCCTGCCCCTGGCCCTGCACGGCGTAGTGGTGAAGCCCTCCGGCGAAGTGGTGGAGATCTGCATCGGCGAGGATGAAAAGGACCCGGTGTTCTGCGTCACTGACCTCTTGGTCCATCTTTCCCAGGAACAGCTGAAGAAGGCTGGCGCCAAGGTGGTGGAAGGAGAGAGCCTTGATATCCTGGTGGGCAACTATCCCCTGAAGGAAGGGGAGAAGGAATCCGTCAAGGCAGGCGTGCTGAAGCTTATCAAAGATAAGTATGGCATTGAGGAAGAGGATTTCCAGTCCGCTGAGCTTGCCCTGGTGCCTGCTGGCAAGGCCAGGGAGCTTGGGTTTGACCGCAGCATGGTGCTGGCCTATGGGCAGGATGACAGGGTCTGCTCCTATACGTCCCTCATGGCTATGCTGGAGACGGGGCGCATGCGCCGCACTGCCTGCTGCCTGCTGGTGGACAAGGAGGAAATCGGCAGCGTGGGCGCTACGGGCATGCAGTCACGTTTCTTCGAGAACGTGGTGGCAGAGCTGCTGAACGCCATGGGGCAGGGCAGCGACCTCTCTGTGCGCCGCACCCTGGCCAATTCCAAGATGCTTTCCTCTGATGTGTCCAGCGCCTATGACGCCCTCTACGCTTCTTCCTTTGACAAGAAGAACGTGGCTTATCTGGGCAAGGGCATGGTGTTCAACAAGTTCACCGGGGCCAGGGGCAAGTCTGGCTCCAACGATGCCAATGCGGAGTATTTGGGAGAGATCCGCGGCATCATGAAGAAGCATAATGTCCACTTCCAGCTGGCAGAGCTGGGCAAGGTTGACCTGGGTGGGGGCGGCACTATCGCCTACATCATGAGCCTTTACGGCATGCAGGTTATCGACAGCGGCGTAGGAGTGCTCTCCATGCACGCTCCCTGGGAAGCTACCAGCAAGGTGGATATATATGAAGTTTGGAAGGGGTATCAGGCCTTCCTGGTGGAAGCCTGA
- a CDS encoding biotin--[acetyl-CoA-carboxylase] ligase, which produces MRGKILDLLRQSGDRYVSGEEMAEKLGVTRTAVWKHIQELRSSGYEIVSHSRNGYSLRESPDSLLASEISHGLNTELVGRLIKNFQQVDSTNNVAKQMIIKNGPGGWKKLDGLVVVAESQTGGRGRLERSFFSPAGTGIWFSLVLCPPFAPQEAPKCTLLAAVAVTEAMREFGLTPGIKWPNDIVYEGKKLVGILTEASCDIDRIKHIVLGIGINANIKEEDFPEELRGKATSMEIMKGEPVPRVKFLQAVLRSLEKWYKTALEKGFTPVLEAWRKYSVTLGQEVRVIGIHGGDEFTGRAVDIDSYGALLVEKDGEIRTVMAGDVSIRPKK; this is translated from the coding sequence ATGCGCGGCAAGATACTTGACCTATTGCGGCAATCCGGAGACCGTTACGTTTCCGGGGAAGAGATGGCAGAAAAACTGGGGGTCACCAGGACGGCTGTGTGGAAGCACATCCAGGAGCTCCGCAGCTCTGGCTATGAGATTGTCAGCCATTCCCGCAATGGCTATTCTTTGAGGGAAAGTCCGGACAGCCTGCTGGCCAGTGAGATAAGCCATGGTTTGAATACGGAATTGGTGGGCCGCCTGATCAAGAATTTCCAGCAGGTGGATTCTACTAATAATGTGGCCAAGCAGATGATCATAAAGAATGGCCCTGGCGGCTGGAAGAAGCTTGATGGCCTGGTGGTGGTGGCAGAGAGCCAGACCGGAGGGCGGGGCCGCCTGGAGCGGAGCTTCTTTTCCCCGGCGGGGACAGGCATCTGGTTTTCGTTGGTATTGTGCCCGCCCTTCGCTCCCCAGGAGGCGCCCAAATGCACTTTGCTGGCGGCGGTGGCTGTGACGGAGGCCATGCGGGAGTTTGGCCTGACGCCAGGCATCAAATGGCCCAATGATATTGTCTATGAGGGAAAGAAGCTGGTGGGCATCCTCACGGAGGCCAGTTGCGACATAGACCGCATCAAGCACATCGTCCTGGGCATCGGCATCAATGCCAATATCAAGGAGGAGGACTTCCCGGAGGAATTGCGGGGCAAGGCCACTTCCATGGAAATCATGAAAGGCGAGCCGGTGCCCAGAGTGAAGTTCCTGCAGGCGGTGCTGCGTTCTCTTGAGAAGTGGTACAAGACGGCTTTGGAGAAGGGCTTCACCCCCGTTCTTGAGGCCTGGCGAAAGTATTCGGTGACCTTGGGACAGGAAGTCAGGGTCATCGGCATCCACGGCGGTGATGAGTTCACGGGCAGGGCTGTGGATATTGATTCCTACGGCGCCCTGCTGGTGGAAAAAGACGGCGAGATCCGCACGGTGATGGCAGGGGATGTATCCATCAGGCCGAAGAAATGA
- a CDS encoding type III pantothenate kinase: protein MLLVFDIGNTNTVMGTYEGKKLVKHWRISTDRQKTGDEYGMLLNDLFRFQGISMTDIEAIIISSVVPPLVVPMMKMCERYFHIKPLVVGPGIKTGIKLHYENPRAIGADRIVNVVGAYEQYGGPLIVIDIGTATTFDVVAENGDFLGGVIAPGIGTSADALFQQAAQLPRIELVPPKQVICRNTIQGMQAGIIFGYVGQIDEIVRRIKEEMGCEMKVIATGGLAKMIAKESATIDKIDHFLTLTGLRALYERNQVKSGERKVQE, encoded by the coding sequence TTGCTGTTAGTTTTTGATATAGGCAATACAAATACGGTCATGGGCACCTACGAGGGCAAGAAGCTGGTGAAGCACTGGCGCATCTCTACGGACAGGCAGAAGACTGGTGATGAGTACGGCATGCTTTTAAACGACCTCTTCCGCTTTCAGGGCATCAGCATGACGGATATTGAGGCCATCATCATTTCTTCAGTGGTGCCGCCTCTGGTGGTGCCCATGATGAAGATGTGCGAGCGCTATTTCCACATCAAGCCCCTGGTGGTGGGCCCCGGCATCAAGACGGGCATCAAGCTCCATTATGAGAATCCCAGGGCCATCGGCGCAGACCGCATCGTCAATGTGGTGGGTGCCTATGAGCAGTACGGCGGCCCCCTGATTGTCATTGATATCGGCACGGCCACCACCTTTGATGTGGTGGCGGAGAACGGGGATTTCCTGGGGGGCGTCATCGCTCCCGGCATCGGCACCAGTGCCGATGCCCTGTTCCAGCAGGCGGCCCAGCTGCCACGCATCGAGCTGGTGCCTCCCAAACAGGTCATCTGCCGCAACACCATTCAGGGCATGCAGGCGGGCATCATCTTCGGCTATGTGGGCCAGATCGATGAAATCGTGCGCCGCATCAAGGAAGAAATGGGCTGTGAGATGAAGGTCATCGCCACAGGCGGCCTGGCCAAGATGATTGCCAAGGAATCGGCTACCATCGACAAGATAGACCACTTCCTGACCCTCACGGGCCTTCGTGCCCTTTATGAGCGCAATCAGGTTAAGAGCGGCGAAAGGAAAGTGCAGGAATGA
- the dusB gene encoding tRNA dihydrouridine synthase DusB: MKGIDIGAFHFDYPVFLAPMAGVTDTAYRIIAHDMGCPLCYAEMVSSQGIHFRNEKTLKMLNSEPGERPLAMQIFAATPEMAAEAAAFVEAQGTCDILDFNMGCPAPKVVKNGEGSALMKDPERACAIMKAVRAAVKMPFTVKMRLGWDEENVNVLEIARMAEEAGVDAIAVHGRTRAQFYAGQADWEKIAEVKQAVSIPVIANGDVRTCADLKKIMEVTGADGVMIGRGAQGNPWIFKRLTHYLATGEELPPPTMQERAQVIMRHLDLLLKYKGDYIGPREMRKHATWYTRGLQHGALLRDRFNKATTRGDFEKILEDHL; the protein is encoded by the coding sequence ATGAAGGGCATAGATATCGGCGCTTTCCACTTCGACTATCCGGTGTTCCTGGCTCCCATGGCGGGGGTGACGGATACGGCCTACCGCATCATCGCCCACGATATGGGCTGCCCTCTCTGCTATGCGGAGATGGTCAGCAGCCAGGGCATCCACTTTCGCAATGAGAAGACATTGAAGATGCTGAACTCCGAGCCGGGAGAGCGCCCCCTGGCCATGCAGATTTTCGCTGCTACCCCGGAGATGGCGGCAGAGGCGGCGGCCTTTGTGGAGGCTCAGGGCACCTGTGATATCCTGGACTTCAATATGGGTTGTCCTGCCCCGAAAGTGGTGAAGAATGGCGAGGGCTCTGCCCTGATGAAGGACCCGGAGCGGGCCTGCGCCATCATGAAGGCTGTGCGGGCGGCTGTGAAGATGCCCTTCACGGTGAAAATGCGCCTGGGCTGGGACGAGGAAAATGTCAATGTGCTGGAAATCGCCAGGATGGCGGAAGAGGCAGGCGTTGACGCCATCGCTGTCCACGGCCGCACCCGTGCTCAGTTCTACGCCGGTCAGGCAGACTGGGAGAAGATTGCTGAGGTGAAGCAGGCTGTTTCCATTCCCGTCATTGCCAATGGAGATGTGAGGACCTGTGCCGATTTGAAGAAGATAATGGAAGTCACCGGGGCAGACGGGGTCATGATTGGACGCGGCGCCCAGGGCAATCCCTGGATTTTCAAGCGCCTGACCCATTATCTGGCCACCGGGGAGGAGCTGCCGCCCCCCACCATGCAGGAACGGGCCCAAGTGATCATGCGCCACCTTGACCTGTTGCTGAAGTACAAGGGCGATTACATCGGTCCCCGGGAAATGCGCAAGCACGCCACCTGGTATACCAGAGGCCTGCAGCATGGGGCGTTGCTCCGTGACAGGTTCAACAAGGCAACTACCCGTGGGGACTTTGAGAAAATCTTAGAAGACCACCTCTGA